The sequence GAAGAGAGAACTTGAGCTGCTATCTTTTGGTGCCTGATAAATCATATCTTATCTGGTTAACTGTCATATTGTAGCTGACGAAGTACGCTAGAAGCTAGAGTTATGATGTTCAATGATTCTCTCTTGCTTACAAGTTATGTAGAAGTTTGTATATGCTCCATGCACAATCAAATGGCTTGTGAATTGTCATCATTCTATAATCAAGTTGTGCAGATGTGGCTGTTCTTTATCATATTGTTTTCATCTTGTTTTCATGGGTTTTGAACACATTAGAATCTAGGGTCTGCGGGCTTTAATCTTCAAGGTGAGAAACCATAAGCTTCTCAAATGAAGTGTGCTTAGCAACATGATTTGGGCCATACAAGGTCGAGATATCACACAAATATTTATCGAGGCTCTTAGAAGGATCACAGTTTGTAAAGGTGTGCAGAAACCTTGATAAAAGGCATAGAAAAAGCTGGATGTTTTGCTTCAGTAAGGTAGCGCTTCACTACAAGCATTAAGGTGAACCGGTGTGTGTCTACAAATGCTAGATAACTGACCTATGGACCCTGCATTGAGATGGATTAATATACTTATTCTTAATCAAAGTTATGAAAAAATTGCTAGAGATATTAAAAGTTATTATAAGAAATCTAGCCACTACATTTGAATAGAGGTTAAAACTATTTGTTTCTGTAAGTTGCAAAAATTAAAGTGGTTTTGAGTTTAACATGGTTTTACTTCACATGTTTTACACAAGTAGTAGCTTTGTAGATTCTTTGTCCATATGGTTGTTTTATTACAGTTTTTTTTAAGAATGGTAACAATGctgtttttaactttttattatagTTGGTTCTAGCATTATGTGTGTGGTTGTGTGTATGTTTTCTTAGTGTACACCTTCTTCACTAACACGACTTTTGCCAATTACCAGACATAGCTAACCTGTTGGTGCTTCCACACTTTGCTTTTGACAGCACCTAGAAGGACATATGAAATCATGGTTTTTAGTGTAAGATGTCAGTACTTGGGTATCAGGAAGAATTACCTTGGCCATTGTAGTGATTCCATTGTCTTAAATTAATCCTGGTCTAAAAGGTTAcgttgattgttttttttttttttgaaatggttGCAAGTTTTGTTGATTGCTAGAATGTTAAGTTTCAATGTTAGATTGTTAAGTTATAATATATGAAGAGTTAAGTTCTTAAGTTGGAGATTGTGCTGCATGGACAatattatatgtattatgttCGGCCACCAATACGTAGATGTTTTGTATTCAATTaaaatcttcttttctctcaTACACATAGTATTAGAAGTTCTTCAATCTTTGTAGAGATTTAAGTAGCTTCAGCTATCACTAAACGGTCTTATACTACTTGTTGGCTAAAGTCTTacctctctttctctttctggTGGCTGATTTGATGGCATCTCACCTCTTCACTCGTGTCCATTCCTTCTGATCATTTTTAAGACATTAACCTTCCATTAGATTTCGATAACCAAGGTTTTTCCTGGAAGGTTCTGATGGTGACTTTCACCAAAGTTTTCATCATTTATTGTGGTGAATCTTTTGGTGTTCATGTATAAATGTTAAGTTAAATTATTGGATGAGTTAAGTCCTTTAATTGGATGTTGTTACACATTGGAAAAATATCGTGTATTGTAACCGAGCCGTATATATAGTTGCTTTGAAgaatcaaaaagaaaagaagatgcATAATGAGACAACTGCAATTTGAAACTATGCATATATACTGTATAGGTTAGTGATGCAtcaatatttcttaaaatatttcaagCTACACCTATTACTTGGTAATGCTGGCAAAAGGGAGAGTAATCGTGACTAATTAACTAACATGTATATCTGCCACTAAGAGTTAATTCCTTAGCCTCTTAGTGTGACTGGTATTTTCTGTTCTATATTTTTGCAGGAGTTCCACAGAAAATTTTACCATCCTAGCAATGCAAGAATATGGTTTTATGGAGACGATGACCCAAATGAACGTCTGCGGATCTTAAGTGGTACTTACTCGTTTGCCTCTTACAATTTCAAATGAACATGAACAGTGTTAATTGTCGTGGTTTGCCTATACTAGGAATCCTTGTTGAACAGTGGTTTGGCTCGGATATTCATTACTCTCATGTACTTTTTAGATGTGTTAAAGGACACATGGATATTACAAAATCGTTGACATTCCAATCTCAGAAACTTTACCTACACCTATCAGAGGCCtcattttattctaatttttttgcaCATAGCTCAACAGCATATGGACATCATtacacaaaattttaaaaatttggggGACATGACATgttttacattatttattttgtgtgtcATTTCTAGTACAACCAAGATTAACAAGGACACATTGGAAGAAGCATTTGTGACTTCCAAGGTAATGAAAAGCATGTTCCCAATCTTCTATTTAGTTATTATGTGCCCCATTGTTAACTGTGTCCTTGGTTTTTCCCCTCTATTTTATCCCCAGATGTTATTTTGGTAGTGCCTATCATCAGACCCCTATGTGGTCAAGGATTGTTTCCATGTTTTCCTTTGATTTGAGTCATGAAATTTGCAAAAAAAGTATAATTGCTATGTCGCAGGTTCGCTTTCTGTACCTTTTTTTTGGAGCTTATATTCATGTACTTATCCAACTTTTGTTCTTTGTTCTCGGTCGGTTTTGAACAATATACTGGCTGTCAAAAATCCCGGGAGTTCTTCAAAAGTTAAATTAACAGGaaatagaaatagaaataaataagtataacaTGCAAATATGCACACAAATTTGTGAATATGTACATGGTATCCAGCTGTATTTGTTCTATCCAGTAATGACTTCAGTTTATATTAGAACCCTGAAGCTTGTCATGAAAACTGGTGCATCTCATGTTCCTATCAAATAATGTGTGTAATTACGTGCAGAGTATTTGAACATGTTTGATGCTAGTTCAGCTCCACACGAATCAAGAGTTGAACCACAAAGACTATTTTCGGAGCCGGTCAGGATTGTAGAAAAATATCCCGTTGGGGAAGATGGGGACCTGAAAAAGAAGCACATGGTGTGCGTTAATTGGCTGCTATCTGACAAGCCACTGGATTTGGAAACTGAGCTTGCCCTAGGATTTCTGGATCATCTGCTTTTGGGAACTCCAGCTTCTCCCTTGAGGAAGATCTTGCTAGAAAGTGGTTTAGGAGATGCTATTGTTGGTGGAGGGATTGAGGATGAGCTCCTTCAGCCTCAGTTTAGCATTGGGTTGAAGGGTGTCTCAGAAGAGAACATTCAAAAGGTTGAAGAATTGATCATGAGCACCCTACAAGGCTTAGCTGAGAAAGGTTTTGATTCGGATGCCGTGGAGgcatcaatgaacacaattgAATTTTCTCTTAGAGAAAATAACACTGGCTCATTCCCACGTGGTTTAGCATTGATGCTCCGCTCCATTGTACGATAGAActttgattagtctatcatttGTCTTGATTCTCATCACTTGCATTTTCTTTTCCCTTCTTTTGTAAtggatatatttatttttttttcattttgatgttTCTTCTAGGGGAAATGGGTTTATGACATGGATCCTTTTGAACCACTGAAGTATCAGAAGCCTTTGGAGGCCCTGAAAGCCAGAATAGCTAAGGAAGGCTCCAAAGCTGTTTTTGCTCCTTTAATGGACCAATACATCTTGAGGAATCCACACCGTGTAACGGTTGAGATGCAGGTTATTATCGTCAATTctaattttgtttctttgaaaAGATATGTGCTTTTGGTGTCTGTTATATAAGAGTGTTCTTTTCTTCAGCCTGACCCAGAGAAGGCATCTCGTGAAGAACAAATAGAAAAGGAAACACTGGATAAAGTTAAAGCAAGCATGACCCAAGAGGATCTTGCTGAACTGGCTCGAGCAACACATGAGCTACGGTTAAAGCAAGAAACTCCTGACCCACCAGAAGCTCTAAAGAGTGTTCCCAGCCTCTCTCTACAAGATATTCCTCGAGAACCTGTCCTAGTTCCAACTGAGGTAATCACAACTTACcctgttcttttcttttctttaattcgGTTAAATTAGATTCCATTTTAGAGCAACTTGTTTGGCCTTTTATGTAGATTGGAGACATCAATGGGGTAAAAGTTTTGAAGCACGACCTCTTCACAAACGATGTTCTTTATGCTGAAGTTGTCTTCAACTTGAGCTCATTGAAGCAAGAGCTGCTACCATTAGTCCCACTTTTCTGGTAATATGTTTCGCTGAACTGCTTAGATATTAATGTTTCTATTACAGTGAACGGCTCTTGTTCTCTAAAAAGAAAGGATAAAGAGATTTTCTAATAGGGAGGTGAAACAAACAGTGGAAATAAATGAACTTAGAATTTATAGGTATGGCATAGTAAAAGTTACACTCATGAAGACCCTCACTGGATCAGTCGTTGCGGTCTCATATTCTTTTGATATGTTATTTGAACTTGATGATTGTATATTGTATAGGCTTCTTTGGTCCTTGAGTTGAAGGGAGATGCATCAAGTTTCTGTCAGAAGCCATTGCTATCTTCAAGCATTATAGTGGTCCTTGTTCTGATAAAACCCAAGTCTTGTTTGCCTTCTCTCTTCTCGAGACTTTGTTCAGTAGATCGGTAGTGGGTTTTCCCATCCTTCTGTCTATCCCTGTTTGTTCATGAGGTCTCCAGTTTCTTGCCTGCATTATTTGAAACTTTTGTATCATATTCATATCTCTCTAGAATACGCTTTGTGGTTCTCAGAAGTGTGTTCAGGTAGCTTTTTGTAACTTTAGAAATTTTTGACATTGTGCGATTGAAAGGACTAGCTGTAGCTGATGATAGTGaagctcaacttgaggaggagcAGGGTTATGATGACCTAGTAGGCCGATGCATCTTTTAACCTTTGGGGTTGTGTAAAGCCATTCCTAGCTTTTTGATAGTGAGATGTGAGTTCATGAATCGAAGATTATTTGATTCTGATGTGCAAAATTTCTTGACAGTCAGTCTCTGCTGGAGATGGGCACAAAGGATTTAGACTTTGTGCAGTTGAACCAGTTAATTGGAAGGAAAACTGGAGGGCTATCAGTCTATCCTTTCACCTCATCCGTGCATGGCAAGGTGGAGCCATGTAGCAAGATAATTGTTCGAGGCAAAGCCATGTCACAACGTACAGAAGATTTATTTTACTTGGTAAATCagttttttggtaatttataGCTTTAAATGGTCATCTTCCACTCTATAGAAAACATGATGTGATGTAATTGTATGTGAATAGGGGTGGTAATTTTATGTTTCAAGGTCTTTGTAGTGATGACATTTGAGCCAATGAACTGTCAAAGTTGTCTTAAAATTTAACAGGAAAAGGTGTTTGTTAAGTTTTACTGTTTTTGACATACAAGTAGGCTTTCCTCAAAATGATCAGGTTTGTGTAGATTTCCATATAGTGGGTATGACTGAGTACAGTTTGTGTAGATTTTCAATTAGTGGTTTAAGCACTGTATAAGGTAAGTTTTAGATTGAGAGTGCTTAGTTGGCTAGTAAAGTGATGGTGTGTGTTGTCTATAAACTTGTGCCGAGCATGTTGTCATATGGAACTATTGGCCTTCGACAAACTCCAGACTCTATTCCTTAATTTGTTTCCTTCCTTCAAGGAAGCTAAGTTATTAATGCATTTTTCCAACATGATATAAACTTACTTATCCCTTTgccttttttgaaaaatttagagTCATTATAAACTTGTGCCGAGCATGTTGCTATGTGGAATTATTGGCCTTTGATGAACTCCAGACTCTATTCCTCAATTTGTTTCCTTCACTTCAAGGAAGCTAAATGAATTATGCATCTTGCCAACATGATATAACCTTACTTATCCCTTTGCATTTTCTGATATATTTAGAGTCTCCTATTGGTTCAATTTATGAGTTCTACCTTGGATAAATTAAAAGAGGAGATGAGGGCAATATTAAGCTCTAGAGGACATACCTTCCTTACTTTCAAGTCTTGGATTTAAACCTTGATTTTGAGCGAAGCATCATATTTCTCATACCAGCATAGGAAGGAAGacaatatcataaaatcatagtTGCAACCTGGATGGAGATTTCATGTAAATCTTGCTTGTATTTGGACCTCTTAATCATATTTATAAAGTATCGAACATGATTATACAATTTCCTTTGACATACAGTATCTGGTATATGGATTTGTTTGGTAGAAATTAGTCCTAAGTCTACTAATGGACCTTGTCAATCATGCCAACTATACTGAATATAAGGTAGTATGAACCGTTTTCTCGCTATGAGCTGATGCTCTGACTTGGTGGTAGTAGATATCTATGAAGCTTGTAATTTATCTAGCCATTTTCTTATTGATAAGATCTTGTCAATTTGTTTCTTGTAGATCAACCGCGTTCTTCAAGATGTCCAGCTTGATGACCAAAAGCGTTTCAAGCAGTTCGTTTCTCAAAGCAGATCGAGAATGGAGGTATACATACATGCAGTCTTGGAACAGTAAGAGCTATTGTAAATGAATGTGCATGGTGTATAATCTAACTTTTTCTCTCATGAACTTTTGGTTCTAGAATCGTCTAAGAGGCAGTGGTCATAGCGTTGCTGCTGCAAGGATGGGTGCAAAGCTTAACGTTGCCGGGTGGATATCTGAACAAATGGGTGGTGTTAGGTTAGATGACTTTGTccctttaatattttatgacTTTGTCCCAATGATGGTTGTTGGACAAAATTTTCAATCTTCAATGGGCCTATCCCTCTGGGTACCTACGTATTGATCCTGATTGGCCAGCTTTGGCTGATTTAGAAAAAGGAGAATGTAAATATTTGAACAGCATAATTTACTCGTTCCCCTCTTTCTCTGTGTGTGTGCGCGCAGCTACTTGGAATTTCTGAAGGTTCTTGAAGACCAAGTTGAGAAGGATTGGTCCCAAATATCATCATCCCTTGAGGAGATCCGAAAATCTTTACTTTCCAAGAATGGGTGTCTGATAAATTTGACAGCTGATGGGAAGAATCTCAACAACGCGGAGAAACATATTAGCAAATTTCTTGATTTGCTTCCAAGCACATCTCTAGTAGAGCCAGCTGCTTGGAATGCACAGTTGTCTCGCTCAAATGAAGCTTTTGTTGTTCCTACTCAGGTTAGCTGTCTCCTAAGATTTGTTGTTCGACCTTACCACTATCTAACTGTCGAAATTTAGCTGATGATTTTGAGGGGATACTTCTTATAGGTGAATTATGTTGGAAAAGCAGCTAATCTGTATGAAGCTGGTTATGAGCTTAAAGGCAGTGCTTATGttatttctaattatataaGTAATACATGGCTCTGGGATCGTGTACGTGTTAGTGGTGGAGCTTATGGAGGATTTTGTAGTTTTGACTCCCATTCAGGTACCGTTTGTGTTCATCTTATCTGAAGATGTACTTCCAGGTCCAAAGTCTCTCTAGCTAACATCTTAGATTTTGGCTCATCAGGGGTATTCTCATTTTTATCCTACCGAGACCCAAATTTATTGAAGACACTTGATGTGTATGACGGAACCAGTAGTTTCCTTAAAGAACTTGAAATGGATAATGATGCACTCACAAAGGCAATTATTGGGACTATTGGAGATGTAGATTCTTACCAGTTGCCTGACGCCAAAGGATACAGTAGGTAAGTGGATGACCAGTCCTTTTCTATGCTCTCATATTACTCTCCAGTGCAAGGACATCTTCCTATGCTTCCATTCTCTAATTATCGATTCGCTAGGCTAGatcatttcaattaaaatttctttcttgtttttgtcAATATTGAACCTGATTCTGTATTTACCTTTGTACTGTTGGAGTGCTTTGGGAAGGGTTCTTTTAATTCCGTGAATGTTAGGTGTTCTGTTTGGTAATACACACAAAATATCTTGTCAATGTTTTTTCTTCACGACGTCCTTATTGTAGGCCTgcatattttgtgttttttcagATTAGTTAGGCTTGATCTGTTTTTAATTTGTTGTGGTCTATAGAACTGTTAATACagaggcaaaaaaaaaaaaatttgaactacCAAAATGATGAGTAGTTGGCTTTGGTTTGAGgataataaatttttcttttctatagGGATTTGATAATCAGCTTATTCTTTATTTGCAATTGCAAAAATCAATATCCATTGGATCCATTGATAACGATTGCCATGAGTTAACTTATAGGAACAATTGGATTCAGTTGGTTACATGCAAGATAATAATTGAAGAAGtgcaaattatacaaattttttttttcatttttcatttttataggGCTATACGGACCTATTTAGTCACGTTTTCATATTCCAATGAACATAATCCATTTGTTATTATTCTCAAAGGATAAGATTATTCTCTTTACCAAACACATGAGGATCAATTTCACatataatttagaaaaatcGTTGTATTTTACTATGACTTTGCTTTActattactttattttcttgatttaaaaTCTTTTGACTTTTAGGATTGGATTTCAAGTTAGTAATTTCTTCTTTATCCTTTCTTCATCTAAATATGCCAATGTCCAACTGTTTGTCAATCTATAAACTCTGGAGAAAAGAGTAATAGTTTGACCTTATAGTCTGTCCAGTCTGTGTGCTAATTGAGAATTTTCTTGACATTGCTCATGATATAATGTTCTCTGGTTTGTATTGAATCTAATGATGTTCGCTCATGCTCTCAGTTTGTTACGATATTTACTGGGAGTAACAGATGAAGAAAGACAAAGGAGACGTGAGGAGATATTATCAACAAGGTAAAAGTGTTGAACCTTTCTGTATTTAGCTTAAATATTGATCTATAATAAGTAATAAGTGAGTGCAAGTAATGTTAAGTACATGATTTTCTAGCAACAGCAAATGCCATAGCCACCTCTTTCCTCTTGGCTGATATGCATGAGTTCTCTTTTTAGATATAACatagtttttaatttaagtgCAATTTTGTTTCCATGATATGGTATGACATATGTGTAACTGGTGTCTCTGGCTGATATGTATGCATTTTCTATTTTAGATTTAAACGTAGAACCAAATTCATCTGaattttgttttcatatatgGTATGACACATCACACATGTATAGTTTGGTGCTTTTCTGTGCAGCACTGCTCAGCTGCTGAAATGATCTATTATATCATGAACTAGCTTGGTCCATTTGATAATATTACTATTTGTTGGCTGTTGAGTAAACTTACCCCCATGCTGTTATGTTGTttcattttcacttgataaGCCCCTCTTCCTTTATGACAAAAATGTTCCATGTTAAAGTTAGGGATGATGAGATCATTTAACCTTGTAAATTATTGAAGTATACAAAAACATAGATCCGCAATGCAAGACAACTCTTGGTCTAGATCAGCATAGAATGCAAAGAAAGATCAATATAGAACGTGTTGAAAATTAGTAATCAAATTTGCAATTTATATACCTGTTGTGCAATAGCAGTTTCACATTCTTCCATATGAGTTGTATAAACTTATACTAATCATGCTTCTTTTCCGTCAATAGTCTGGAAGATTTCAGGAAATTTGGAGACGTCATGGAGGCAGTTAAAGATAAAGGGGTGGTTGTTGCTGTTGCATCACCAGATGATGTTGAGGCAGCCAACAAGGAGCGTTCTAACTTCTTGGAAGTCAAGAAAGCACTCTGATTCTGATCAAGTCTTTCTCGGAAAATGCTTGTATGCATTATTTGCTGTTAGAATCCTCAATCCCGTATTAAACCAAAGGAAGCCAAGAAGGGGAAAAAAAGGACTAGAGAATCAGGAAGAATACCAATTCTTTTTTCTTGAGAACATAGTAGCTTTTACAGAAGCTTTGTAAGGCAAAGAAATCAGTGTGccaatatatttattaatccaATAGCCACCTAAACTTTACTGGGAAGGTACAAGATTACAGTTTTTTAACAGATTAATTTATCtacttttaagttttaaaaaaaaaaagtctcaaGATACTTATTATTTTGCAATGGTATAATTAACCTTAGAAACTTTGTTTTACATTTAGCCATTGTTTGGTCTGTGTGATAAGTGGTACAGTTTAGCTCAGCTGGATATCAATATACCCCAATGGGTTTTTCACTCATTTCAATCTTTTTACAGGTTGAATATGGGTTTATTATGT comes from Solanum pennellii chromosome 1, SPENNV200 and encodes:
- the LOC107001275 gene encoding presequence protease 1, chloroplastic/mitochondrial-like, translated to MERAVLLRSLSSTSTLAFSRIFSRSSHRFASYSARRHILLQNLHRRRSLVRSNVRGISSSINLKRQFYPLSVRAIATSSPQSSQEFLGADDEVAEKFGFEKVSEQFIDECKSKAVLYKHKKTGAEVMSVSNDDENKVFGVVFRTPPKDSTGIPHILEHSVLCGSRKYPLKEPFVELLKGSLNTFLNAFTYPDRTCYPVASTNTKDFYNLVDVYLDAVFFPKCVEDFQTFQQEGWHYELNDPSDEITFKGVVFNEMKGVYSQPDNLLGRTSQQALFPDNTYGVDSGGDPRVIPSLSFEEFKEFHRKFYHPSNARIWFYGDDDPNERLRILSEYLNMFDASSAPHESRVEPQRLFSEPVRIVEKYPVGEDGDLKKKHMVCVNWLLSDKPLDLETELALGFLDHLLLGTPASPLRKILLESGLGDAIVGGGIEDELLQPQFSIGLKGVSEENIQKVEELIMSTLQGLAEKGFDSDAVEASMNTIEFSLRENNTGSFPRGLALMLRSIGKWVYDMDPFEPLKYQKPLEALKARIAKEGSKAVFAPLMDQYILRNPHRVTVEMQPDPEKASREEQIEKETLDKVKASMTQEDLAELARATHELRLKQETPDPPEALKSVPSLSLQDIPREPVLVPTEIGDINGVKVLKHDLFTNDVLYAEVVFNLSSLKQELLPLVPLFCQSLLEMGTKDLDFVQLNQLIGRKTGGLSVYPFTSSVHGKVEPCSKIIVRGKAMSQRTEDLFYLINRVLQDVQLDDQKRFKQFVSQSRSRMENRLRGSGHSVAAARMGAKLNVAGWISEQMGGVSYLEFLKVLEDQVEKDWSQISSSLEEIRKSLLSKNGCLINLTADGKNLNNAEKHISKFLDLLPSTSLVEPAAWNAQLSRSNEAFVVPTQVNYVGKAANLYEAGYELKGSAYVISNYISNTWLWDRVRVSGGAYGGFCSFDSHSGVFSFLSYRDPNLLKTLDVYDGTSSFLKELEMDNDALTKAIIGTIGDVDSYQLPDAKGYSSLLRYLLGVTDEERQRRREEILSTSLEDFRKFGDVMEAVKDKGVVVAVASPDDVEAANKERSNFLEVKKAL